ACGCTTGATGAGCTCCGCCAGACGGCCGGCGAGCTGCGTGAGCTCGGCGGCGGCACCCGTGGCCTGCTTGGAAGCCTGGGTGGTCTGACGCGTCACGTCCTCGATCTCCGCCATGGAGGCCACCACCTGCTCGGTGGCGGTGCGCTGCTGCTGCGTGGCGAGGTTGATGACGCGGGCGGCGTCACTCGTCTCCTGCACACCGGCGAGGATGCCCTCGACGGCCTGCGCGGCCACCGCGCCCAGCTTCTCACCGGACTCCGTGGCCTCCTTGGAGGCATCCGCGGCGCTGCCGGCGGCGGCCGTGGCCTCGCGGATCTCGGTGATCAGGTTCTTGATCTCCTTGGTGGACTCCATGACGTTCTCCGCCAGGCGGCGCATTTCCGCCGCGACGATGGAGAAGCCCTTGCCCGCCTCACCGGCGCGGCTGCCCTCGAGGGCCGCGTTGAGCGCGAGCAGGTCCGAGCGGTCGGCGATCTCGTCGATGACCTCGACGACGGTGCCGATGCGCTCCACGCGCTTGGACAGCTTGGTGATGGAGTCGGCCACGGCGACGCCGTCGCTGCGGATCTGCTGCATGGCCTGGATGAACTCGCCGATGGCGCCCCGGCCCGCGCGAGCGGCACCCAGGGTCTCCTCGGCCACGCGCGCCACGCTGCCGGCGTTCTCGGCGATCTGCGCCGAGGCGTGCTTGAGCTCTTCCATCGTGGCCGTGGTCTCGTGGATGGCCGCGGCCTGCTCGGTGCTGCTCGTCTCGTGCTGCGTGGAGGCGGCGAGCACCTGGTTGGCGGACGAGGACAGGCGCAGGGCCGCCTCGTTGATCTCGCGAACGAAGGTGCGCAGCGTCTCGATCACCTTGCCGAAGCCCTCGAGCAGGGGCCCGAGCTGGGCATCCTCGGTGGAGGTGTTCCACTGGGCCAGGTCACCCTCGCGCACCAGGGTGATGAGCGCGTCGATGGCCTGATCGATCTCCTGGGCGGCCACCTGCTTGCGGCGCTCGGAGGAGGCGTGGCGGTCCAGCAACTGGTTGAAGAGCTGGGCCAGGTCGGCGGCATCGTCCTCCAGGGCGTTCTTGGGAACGCGCGCCTCGAGGTTGCCCGCCAGCACCGCGATCACGGTGTCGGTGAGGGGCTTGAGGGAGCCGGCCTTCTTGGAGCGAGGGGCAGCAGCGCCCTCCGTCGGGACAACTTCGTTCTTCGTGTCAGCGGGGGACATTGCCTTCAGTGCCTTCCTTGAGAATTCAAGGTTTCAACGAGATCGATGAGCATCACGGGGCGTTCCTGGTCGAGGAACACACCGACCGCATACGGTGCCGCGCCCGCCACGACCGGCAGGCGCCGCAGGTCCAGGATGGGGACGGGCCGCACGCCACGGATGGCGTCCACCTTCAGGTGGCCCTCCCCTTCAGGAGTATCGAAGACGAGCGCGCGGCCGCCACGCTTGAGCGGGCCGAGCCCCGGCACTTCCAGATCGTCCGGGTGCGAGCGATCGATGCGCAGCACCTGCTGGGCATCGGTGCCGTAGACGACGCCGCCGACCTCGAAGAAGAGGACGTCGACCTCGGTCTGCTCGGACGGGTCGGACGAGTGATCGTCGTAGATCATCGCACCACCGCCCGCTGCCGGGCGCTCTGGAGCAGCTTGGTGAAGTTGATGAGGGCGATGGCCTCCTGGGTCGTGGCGCCCCCATGGACGCCGAGCAGGTGCTCGACGGCCGCATCCCCGCCCAGGGGAGGAGGAAGGATGTCGGCCACGGGGATGCGCCGCAGCCCGAGCACCGCGTCCGCCACCACACCGACGCGGTAGTTGCCGCTGGTGCCGATGAAGAGCCGGGTCCTGCCGCCGACGCGGGCCTCCCCCTTGCCAAGGAAGCGCAGGAGATCCATCACGGGGAGTACCTCGCCGCGGTGGCCGGTAACACCCAGGAGGAAGGACGGGGTTCGCGGAAGGGGCGTAAGCAGCCCGGTACGAATGACCTCGAGCACATTCTCACTGGGAACCGCGAGGCGAAGCTCACCCACGCGGAAACAGAAGAATTCCTGCTCGGGCCGGGCCTGGCCCG
The sequence above is drawn from the Archangium gephyra genome and encodes:
- a CDS encoding methyl-accepting chemotaxis protein; protein product: MSPADTKNEVVPTEGAAAPRSKKAGSLKPLTDTVIAVLAGNLEARVPKNALEDDAADLAQLFNQLLDRHASSERRKQVAAQEIDQAIDALITLVREGDLAQWNTSTEDAQLGPLLEGFGKVIETLRTFVREINEAALRLSSSANQVLAASTQHETSSTEQAAAIHETTATMEELKHASAQIAENAGSVARVAEETLGAARAGRGAIGEFIQAMQQIRSDGVAVADSITKLSKRVERIGTVVEVIDEIADRSDLLALNAALEGSRAGEAGKGFSIVAAEMRRLAENVMESTKEIKNLITEIREATAAAGSAADASKEATESGEKLGAVAAQAVEGILAGVQETSDAARVINLATQQQRTATEQVVASMAEIEDVTRQTTQASKQATGAAAELTQLAGRLAELIKRFKAD
- a CDS encoding Frizzy aggregation protein FrzB, encoding MIYDDHSSDPSEQTEVDVLFFEVGGVVYGTDAQQVLRIDRSHPDDLEVPGLGPLKRGGRALVFDTPEGEGHLKVDAIRGVRPVPILDLRRLPVVAGAAPYAVGVFLDQERPVMLIDLVETLNSQGRH
- a CDS encoding chemotaxis protein CheW — encoded protein: MTNTPLQRALRKAPDRAIAGQARPEQEFFCFRVGELRLAVPSENVLEVIRTGLLTPLPRTPSFLLGVTGHRGEVLPVMDLLRFLGKGEARVGGRTRLFIGTSGNYRVGVVADAVLGLRRIPVADILPPPLGGDAAVEHLLGVHGGATTQEAIALINFTKLLQSARQRAVVR